From a single Candidatus Izimaplasma bacterium HR1 genomic region:
- the gcvPA gene encoding putative glycine dehydrogenase (decarboxylating) subunit 1, which translates to MFKYLPHTEQDIKEMLQVIGVKSIDDLFLEIPEELKNLDLNVPNSHSELEIFKHFNNLANKNKVLIPFVGAGSYDHYTPTVIRHLIERQEFLTAYTPYQPEISQGTLQYIFEYQSIITELTGLDVSNASMYDGATATAEAMFMATNSKKRNKILISKTMNPNIISVVETYAKYREFTVDYINEVNGVTDIEDFKNKNSKEYAGVIVQSPNFYGIIEDLSGYREVLDETKGLLIVNSDISTLALLKSPKEFGADIAVGDCQALGVPMSFGGPYIGYLATTSKLMRKMPGRICGVTTDTDGKRAFVLTLQAREQHIRREKANSNICSNQSLLALFVTIYAAVMGKKGLKEVQQNSYNATHYLYDQITALPNFSAVYEQPFFKDCVIETKLDVELINEKLLEKGFLGPLHLGKYDNTKQNQLLFSATEKRTKDEIDLLVNVLEEL; encoded by the coding sequence ATGTTTAAATATCTCCCACATACAGAGCAAGATATAAAAGAAATGTTACAAGTTATCGGTGTTAAAAGTATTGATGACTTATTTCTTGAGATTCCTGAGGAATTAAAAAACTTAGATTTAAACGTCCCTAACTCGCATAGCGAATTAGAGATTTTTAAGCATTTCAATAATTTGGCAAATAAGAATAAAGTCTTGATTCCATTTGTTGGAGCGGGAAGTTATGATCACTATACACCAACCGTAATTAGACATTTAATTGAAAGGCAAGAGTTCTTAACTGCATATACACCATATCAACCAGAAATTTCACAAGGTACTTTACAATATATTTTCGAGTATCAAAGTATAATTACTGAATTAACTGGTTTAGATGTTTCAAATGCTTCAATGTATGATGGTGCAACTGCAACTGCTGAAGCTATGTTTATGGCTACTAACAGTAAAAAAAGAAATAAAATCCTTATTTCTAAAACAATGAACCCAAACATTATAAGTGTTGTTGAAACATATGCTAAATACCGTGAGTTTACCGTAGATTACATTAATGAAGTTAATGGTGTTACAGATATAGAAGACTTTAAAAACAAAAACTCTAAAGAATATGCAGGGGTTATAGTCCAAAGTCCGAACTTCTACGGAATCATTGAAGATCTATCTGGATATCGAGAAGTTCTTGATGAAACAAAAGGATTACTTATTGTTAATAGTGATATTAGTACTCTAGCACTATTAAAATCTCCAAAAGAGTTTGGTGCTGACATCGCCGTTGGTGATTGTCAAGCATTAGGTGTACCAATGTCATTTGGTGGGCCATATATCGGATATTTAGCGACTACTTCAAAACTAATGAGAAAAATGCCTGGTAGAATTTGTGGAGTTACGACAGATACTGATGGAAAACGTGCATTTGTCTTAACTTTACAAGCAAGAGAACAACATATTAGAAGAGAAAAAGCTAATTCAAATATCTGTTCGAATCAAAGTTTATTAGCTTTATTTGTTACAATATATGCTGCTGTAATGGGGAAAAAAGGACTCAAAGAAGTCCAACAAAACTCGTACAATGCTACTCATTACTTATATGATCAAATAACTGCATTACCTAATTTTAGTGCTGTATATGAGCAACCTTTCTTTAAAGATTGTGTCATTGAAACAAAATTAGACGTCGAATTGATAAATGAAAAATTATTAGAAAAAGGATTTTTGGGACCGCTTCACTTAGGAAAATATGATAATACTAAGCAAAATCAATTATTATTTAGTGCTACTGAAAAGAGAACTAAAGACGAAATTGATTTATTAGTAAATGTATTGGAGGAATTATAA
- the hup_1 gene encoding DNA-binding protein HU, with amino-acid sequence MSKLQLIYEKLMRIAYIFGGIFFVLALIDFSAAMMTGAFSCSSGTCGIGEAYPFYKITLLPLIIVTLVFILAGFIFFKLAHKESDLLSVSDYKKSIEEEQESDDVVSREDLYEKLRRGNRKQRVHKEPFFKRLSASISGFFNNISTKLKEAKENRAKHSAENKAAEVIANKEEEQRIEKVKLERARTKLNKTALILLLSKNTELTQNNSRLFVNSFLEVVKDSVIEGEEVKLAKFGRFAKVHIKAHKEIDPKTKIEIQIEEHNTVDFIAYKPFLQRLNEGVEVEEVIEPEPVKEEPKPKVVKEVKEEPVVVEPKVEPKPKVVKEVKEEPVVVEPKVEPKPKVVKEVKEEPVVVEPKVEPKPKVVKEVKEEPVIEEPKAEPKPKVVEEVKEEPVVVEPKEEPKPEVVAVVKEETKVEEKKDESVAPPKPVKPKPAVKTKKQIIEMMDETTDLSKNKANKFLKFFAEVVKQQLASRDDVELEGIGFFTTIEMPAKEAVNPQTNEKIVVPAHHQVRLRFDEEIKDKMNNH; translated from the coding sequence ATGTCCAAATTACAATTAATATATGAAAAATTAATGAGAATTGCTTACATTTTTGGAGGCATATTTTTTGTCTTAGCATTGATTGACTTTTCTGCCGCAATGATGACTGGAGCATTTAGTTGCTCTTCAGGAACTTGTGGAATTGGCGAGGCATATCCTTTCTACAAAATCACATTACTGCCACTAATTATTGTTACCCTAGTATTCATACTTGCTGGTTTCATATTCTTTAAGTTAGCGCATAAAGAATCAGACTTACTTAGTGTTAGTGATTATAAGAAATCAATTGAGGAAGAACAAGAATCTGATGATGTTGTTTCTCGAGAAGACTTATATGAGAAATTACGACGTGGGAATCGAAAACAACGTGTTCACAAAGAGCCATTTTTTAAAAGACTCTCAGCCTCTATTTCTGGTTTCTTTAATAATATCAGTACGAAACTTAAAGAAGCTAAAGAAAACAGAGCAAAGCATTCTGCTGAAAACAAAGCTGCTGAGGTAATTGCTAATAAAGAAGAAGAACAAAGAATTGAGAAAGTCAAACTCGAAAGAGCGAGAACAAAACTTAATAAAACTGCTCTTATACTCCTATTAAGCAAGAATACCGAGTTGACACAAAATAACTCAAGATTGTTTGTTAATTCATTCCTTGAAGTAGTAAAAGATAGTGTTATTGAAGGTGAAGAAGTAAAACTTGCCAAATTTGGACGTTTTGCAAAAGTGCATATAAAGGCACACAAAGAGATTGATCCTAAAACTAAAATTGAAATTCAAATAGAGGAACATAATACAGTTGATTTTATAGCTTACAAACCATTCTTGCAACGTCTTAATGAAGGTGTTGAAGTTGAAGAAGTTATAGAACCTGAACCTGTTAAAGAAGAACCAAAGCCTAAGGTTGTCAAAGAAGTTAAAGAAGAACCTGTAGTAGTGGAACCTAAAGTGGAACCGAAACCTAAGGTTGTCAAAGAAGTTAAAGAAGAACCTGTAGTAGTGGAACCTAAAGTGGAACCGAAACCTAAGGTTGTCAAAGAAGTTAAAGAAGAACCTGTAGTAGTGGAACCTAAAGTGGAGCCGAAACCAAAGGTTGTCAAAGAAGTTAAAGAAGAGCCTGTAATAGAGGAACCTAAAGCGGAACCGAAACCAAAGGTTGTTGAAGAAGTTAAAGAAGAACCTGTAGTAGTGGAACCTAAGGAAGAACCAAAACCAGAAGTAGTCGCAGTTGTTAAAGAAGAAACAAAGGTTGAAGAGAAAAAAGATGAATCTGTTGCACCTCCAAAACCTGTAAAACCAAAACCAGCTGTTAAGACTAAAAAACAAATCATTGAAATGATGGATGAAACTACAGATTTAAGCAAAAACAAAGCTAACAAATTCCTTAAATTCTTTGCCGAAGTTGTTAAGCAACAATTAGCGAGTAGAGATGATGTTGAATTAGAAGGAATTGGATTCTTTACAACTATAGAAATGCCGGCTAAAGAAGCCGTTAACCCTCAAACTAATGAGAAGATTGTTGTTCCTGCTCATCATCAAGTTAGATTACGTTTTGATGAAGAAATAAAAGACAAAATGAACAACCATTAA
- the gcvPB gene encoding putative glycine dehydrogenase (decarboxylating) subunit 2 yields MYYDNLIFEISQKDRKGYSLPNYGIKQYGIPKELLRSEEAILPEVSELEAVRHYTNVSFKNFGVEKGFYPLGSCTMKYNPKINQDIASLPGFNLHPYQPLSTIQGALEVYYETQRILSELSGLDTFTLNPYAGAHGELVGLMIMKRYHEDRNDTKRNKIIVPDSAHGTNPASATVAGFDTVEVKSNEDGTVNLEDLKSVLNDEIAGIMLTNPNTVGIFEKDIYEISELVHDAGGLLYYDGANLNPILGIARPGDMGFDIMHINLHKTFSTPHGGGGPGSGPVGVVDHLVKYLPKPVVKKGKDGFYLEEDNETTLGQISHFYGNFGVVIKAYTYLLSIGKENFSNVGKLSVLNANYIKESLRDLYLLPIKGVCKHEFVFDGLIDKSDHVTTLDIAKRLLDYDVHPPTIYFPLVVKEAIMIEPTETESKVAVDNFIEVMRKVAIEAKENPDLVKGAPYNTVVKRLDEAQAARKPIVKYRDLLK; encoded by the coding sequence ATGTATTACGATAATCTAATATTTGAAATTTCTCAAAAAGACCGTAAAGGATATAGTTTACCCAATTACGGAATTAAGCAATATGGTATTCCTAAAGAACTATTAAGAAGTGAAGAAGCAATTTTACCTGAAGTAAGCGAACTAGAAGCAGTAAGACATTATACCAATGTAAGTTTTAAAAACTTTGGTGTTGAAAAAGGTTTCTATCCGCTTGGGTCTTGTACAATGAAATATAATCCAAAGATTAATCAAGATATTGCTAGTCTTCCTGGATTTAATCTTCATCCATACCAACCACTAAGCACAATTCAAGGTGCATTAGAAGTATATTATGAAACACAAAGAATATTATCTGAACTAAGTGGTTTAGATACATTTACATTAAATCCTTACGCTGGAGCACATGGTGAACTAGTTGGATTAATGATTATGAAAAGATATCATGAAGATCGCAATGACACAAAACGTAATAAAATAATTGTTCCAGACAGTGCTCACGGAACAAATCCTGCAAGTGCAACTGTTGCTGGATTTGACACAGTAGAAGTAAAATCTAATGAAGATGGTACTGTAAATTTAGAAGATTTAAAGTCAGTTCTAAACGATGAGATTGCCGGAATCATGTTAACTAATCCAAATACTGTAGGTATCTTTGAAAAAGATATTTATGAGATTTCAGAATTAGTCCATGATGCAGGAGGATTACTATATTATGATGGAGCGAATTTAAACCCGATTTTAGGAATAGCTCGTCCTGGTGATATGGGATTTGATATTATGCATATTAATCTCCATAAAACATTCTCAACTCCTCATGGAGGAGGAGGGCCTGGTAGTGGACCTGTTGGTGTTGTTGATCATCTTGTTAAATATTTACCTAAACCAGTTGTTAAAAAAGGTAAAGATGGATTCTATCTAGAAGAAGACAATGAAACTACATTAGGTCAAATTAGCCATTTCTATGGTAATTTTGGTGTTGTTATTAAAGCGTATACATATCTGTTATCAATCGGTAAAGAAAACTTTAGCAATGTTGGAAAGTTAAGTGTTTTAAATGCTAACTATATCAAAGAATCATTAAGAGATTTATACTTGTTACCAATTAAAGGTGTTTGTAAACACGAGTTTGTTTTTGATGGTTTAATTGATAAAAGTGATCATGTTACTACTTTAGATATCGCAAAAAGATTATTAGATTATGATGTTCATCCCCCAACAATTTATTTCCCTCTTGTTGTAAAAGAGGCAATTATGATAGAACCTACTGAGACTGAAAGTAAAGTTGCTGTTGATAACTTTATTGAAGTTATGAGAAAAGTTGCTATCGAAGCTAAAGAGAATCCTGATTTAGTAAAAGGTGCACCATATAACACAGTTGTTAAACGTCTTGATGAAGCTCAAGCTGCAAGAAAACCAATTGTTAAGTATCGAGATTTACTAAAATGA
- the lipA gene encoding Lipoyl synthase, translating into MLFINTNTTNHHSCSYYFGLEEYLIKDYKGDDDIFLLWSVNPTVMIGRHQITTVEIDQKYVNENNIEIIRRNSGGGAVYTDHGCLQFSFITDKKYHEDIFGSHVNEIIAAINKLGLEAKFTGRNDILVNGRKFSGNAEYIHKDKMVIHGTILFDSNLDHLIGSLTPDKSKLTKHAISSVKSRVVNIGSMIDMDIDKFYNYLVNEIKSIEIPLEELDHKKIETYTQKFLTKEWNYGKNPKFEYHNKLKFPSGNVTVDVDIKNNKVKNIRITGDYFSLKKIQEFENAFIGIEFTRKSFLEVTKSSKVREYIYKLKTREFLELFFGEVEKKRSKKPDFLKINLADLNKKTKEIRTLLNQNHLHTVCQEASCPNQLECFSNKTATFMILGTRCTRNCRFCDVEHGKPMAPDKNEPDNLVKAVKVMGLKHIVITSVTRDDLLDYGSKHFVDVITKLKQEVPNTTIEVLIPDFMGDFDAIKRVVKAKPDVINHNLETIRRLYKGFRDNADLDRSLKVLKTVKELDPKILTKTGIMVGIGETKEEVYSLMKELRDIDCNIMTIGQYLQPSKEHVEVVDYISLEDYELYKAKGKELGFRYIAAGPMVRSSYQAYKQFKGE; encoded by the coding sequence ATGCTCTTTATTAATACCAATACCACCAATCATCACTCTTGCTCATACTACTTTGGGTTAGAAGAATATTTAATCAAGGATTATAAGGGCGATGATGACATCTTTTTATTATGGAGTGTTAATCCTACTGTAATGATCGGTAGACACCAAATAACTACAGTTGAAATAGATCAAAAATATGTTAATGAAAACAATATTGAAATCATTCGACGAAATAGTGGTGGTGGTGCTGTTTATACAGATCATGGGTGCTTACAATTTAGTTTTATCACAGATAAAAAGTATCATGAGGATATATTTGGTTCTCACGTTAACGAGATTATTGCAGCTATTAATAAACTTGGCTTAGAGGCGAAATTTACTGGAAGAAATGACATTTTAGTTAATGGTCGTAAATTTAGTGGTAATGCTGAATATATACATAAAGATAAAATGGTAATCCATGGAACGATATTATTTGATAGTAATTTAGATCATTTAATTGGCTCTTTAACTCCTGATAAATCTAAGCTAACAAAACATGCAATTTCAAGTGTGAAATCACGTGTTGTAAACATTGGGTCTATGATTGATATGGATATAGATAAGTTCTATAATTATTTAGTGAATGAAATAAAATCAATCGAAATTCCTTTAGAAGAACTTGATCATAAAAAAATTGAAACATATACACAAAAATTCTTAACAAAAGAATGGAATTATGGTAAAAATCCAAAATTTGAATATCATAATAAACTTAAATTTCCTTCAGGAAATGTTACAGTTGATGTTGATATTAAGAATAATAAAGTAAAAAATATAAGAATAACCGGAGACTATTTTAGTCTCAAAAAAATTCAAGAATTTGAAAACGCTTTTATTGGTATTGAATTTACAAGAAAAAGTTTTTTGGAAGTCACTAAAAGCTCTAAGGTAAGGGAATATATCTATAAATTGAAAACTAGAGAATTCTTAGAATTATTTTTTGGTGAAGTTGAAAAAAAGCGGTCTAAAAAGCCTGATTTTCTTAAGATAAATTTAGCGGATTTAAATAAGAAGACTAAAGAGATTAGAACTTTATTAAATCAGAATCATCTACATACGGTTTGTCAAGAAGCAAGTTGTCCAAATCAATTAGAATGCTTTAGCAACAAGACGGCTACATTTATGATTTTAGGGACAAGATGTACCAGAAATTGTCGATTTTGTGATGTTGAACATGGTAAACCAATGGCACCTGATAAAAACGAACCTGATAACTTAGTAAAAGCAGTGAAAGTTATGGGCTTAAAACATATAGTTATTACATCCGTGACAAGAGATGATTTACTAGATTATGGTAGTAAACATTTTGTTGATGTAATCACAAAGTTAAAACAAGAAGTACCTAATACAACAATCGAAGTATTAATTCCTGATTTTATGGGTGATTTCGATGCAATTAAGCGAGTTGTTAAAGCTAAACCAGATGTTATTAATCATAATCTGGAAACGATAAGAAGACTATATAAAGGTTTTAGAGATAACGCAGATTTAGATAGAAGTTTAAAAGTCTTAAAAACTGTTAAAGAATTAGACCCTAAGATTCTAACAAAAACAGGTATTATGGTTGGAATCGGAGAAACAAAAGAAGAAGTCTATAGTTTGATGAAAGAATTACGCGATATTGATTGCAATATTATGACAATTGGCCAATATCTCCAGCCTTCTAAAGAACATGTTGAAGTTGTTGATTATATTAGTTTAGAAGACTATGAATTATATAAGGCAAAAGGAAAAGAATTAGGATTTAGATATATAGCTGCTGGACCAATGGTTCGAAGTAGTTATCAGGCATATAAACAGTTTAAAGGAGAATAA
- the gcvH gene encoding Glycine cleavage system H protein, whose amino-acid sequence MSKVVEGLYYTNTHEWVRVEDGFAYIGITDYAQESLGEIVFVELPEEENAIEAGEELGTIESVKAASDISSPITGTIVVVNDELEDSPELLNEDSYENWIVKVDMENESELNKLLNAIEYKEICE is encoded by the coding sequence ATGAGCAAAGTTGTCGAAGGGTTATATTATACTAATACTCATGAGTGGGTAAGAGTGGAAGATGGATTTGCGTATATCGGGATTACTGATTATGCTCAAGAAAGTCTAGGGGAAATCGTATTTGTTGAATTACCAGAAGAAGAAAACGCAATCGAAGCTGGGGAAGAATTAGGAACTATCGAAAGTGTTAAAGCAGCAAGTGATATTAGTTCTCCTATTACTGGAACAATCGTTGTCGTAAATGATGAACTTGAAGATAGTCCAGAACTTCTTAATGAGGACTCATATGAAAACTGGATCGTTAAAGTTGACATGGAAAACGAGAGTGAACTAAATAAATTATTAAATGCTATAGAATATAAAGAAATTTGTGAGTAG
- the gcvT gene encoding Aminomethyltransferase — protein sequence MKRTALYDAHVKLGAKIVDFAGYEMPISYTSITEEHNYVRNKCGIFDVSHMGEICVRGDEAAQFVDHIFTNDVLSMHDNQVLYGMMCYPTGGVVDDLLVYKFNDKHFLLVVNASNVDKDYAWVLENNTFDCKVSNESEHFAEVALQGPYAQTLLQELTSFNLSEITFFTCKNINVNGALVLVSRTGYTGEDGFEIYGTHSDIVDIWNQLIEKGKDNISPIGLGARDTLRFEVALPLYGNELSKDITPLEAGLGFAVRLNSGDFIGKDVLVKQKEQKTTRRVCGIKLLDKGVIRHGYQVFHENKLVGEVTTGYKSPSTGETVALAMVDRPYDKLGTELTVEVRGKMKNVVVRTKKFYNKNYKK from the coding sequence ATGAAAAGAACAGCATTGTATGACGCTCACGTTAAATTAGGAGCAAAGATAGTTGATTTCGCAGGATATGAAATGCCAATTTCATATACATCAATAACGGAAGAACATAACTATGTAAGAAATAAATGTGGAATATTCGATGTATCACATATGGGGGAAATATGTGTTCGAGGAGATGAAGCTGCACAGTTTGTTGATCATATCTTTACAAACGATGTACTTTCAATGCATGACAATCAAGTACTATATGGAATGATGTGTTATCCAACAGGAGGAGTTGTTGATGATTTATTAGTTTATAAGTTCAATGACAAACATTTCTTATTAGTTGTAAATGCTTCAAATGTAGATAAAGATTATGCTTGGGTTTTAGAGAATAATACTTTCGATTGTAAAGTGTCTAACGAGTCAGAACATTTCGCTGAAGTTGCTCTACAAGGACCTTACGCACAAACGTTACTACAGGAATTAACTAGTTTTAATCTAAGTGAAATTACATTCTTTACATGTAAAAATATAAATGTTAATGGTGCTTTAGTTCTAGTTTCTAGAACTGGATATACTGGTGAAGACGGATTTGAAATATATGGAACACATAGTGATATTGTCGATATTTGGAATCAACTTATCGAAAAAGGTAAAGACAATATCTCACCAATCGGTCTTGGAGCTCGAGATACACTTCGTTTTGAAGTAGCATTACCACTTTATGGTAATGAACTTTCAAAAGATATTACACCATTAGAAGCAGGATTAGGATTTGCAGTTAGATTAAATTCTGGAGATTTTATAGGAAAAGATGTTTTAGTTAAGCAAAAAGAGCAAAAAACTACAAGAAGAGTTTGTGGTATAAAATTACTAGATAAAGGGGTTATTAGACATGGATATCAAGTATTCCATGAGAATAAATTAGTAGGAGAAGTTACTACTGGATATAAATCACCTAGTACAGGTGAAACTGTTGCTTTAGCGATGGTTGATCGTCCATATGATAAACTTGGAACGGAACTAACTGTTGAAGTAAGAGGTAAAATGAAAAATGTTGTTGTAAGAACAAAAAAGTTTTATAATAAAAATTATAAGAAATAG
- the pdhD gene encoding Dihydrolipoyl dehydrogenase — protein sequence MRDLIIIGAGPGGFDTAIYAKEMGLDVVLIEKHKLGGTCLNYGCIPTKALYHNAKKLKELKSLEVFGINVENFSVDYDVIRTRKETIVSNQIKNILTTIKKLKIDLIEGEATILDNNTVLVNGEEIKTKNIIIATGSSPKKLNFPGNDLDVVKKSKDILALELFPKKMVVIGAGVIGSEMASIFNQFDCEVSLVEYQDEILPPLDKEIKKRARNLYKRSGIDIYTNSSLIEVIKKDDKFYAIVESKGKQIEIETDFVLVSTGRKPNFGNLDLDKLGIDYTDLGIEVDENFATNVPNVYAIGDVTGILMLAHKATYDGYKTVAHILGKDMNINFNQVPSVVFTLPEIATVGVIEEELEGTNYQKNKFMFKTNAKAQCLNETDGFIKMLVDEKGILVGCHIIGPHASDLIHEVTSVMYTKISIEDYKNIIHAHPTISEVVGECIKGFH from the coding sequence ATGAGAGACTTAATTATAATTGGGGCTGGACCTGGTGGTTTTGATACCGCTATATACGCTAAAGAAATGGGCTTAGACGTCGTTTTAATAGAAAAGCATAAACTAGGTGGGACTTGTCTGAATTACGGCTGTATCCCCACAAAAGCACTATATCATAACGCAAAGAAACTAAAAGAACTCAAATCTCTTGAAGTATTTGGGATCAATGTTGAAAATTTCTCTGTTGATTATGATGTAATAAGAACTAGAAAAGAAACTATTGTTTCTAATCAAATAAAAAATATTTTAACAACAATCAAGAAACTGAAAATTGATTTAATTGAAGGCGAAGCTACAATTCTTGATAATAATACTGTTTTAGTTAATGGTGAAGAAATAAAAACTAAAAATATTATTATTGCGACTGGATCATCTCCTAAGAAATTAAACTTTCCTGGTAATGACTTAGACGTTGTTAAAAAATCTAAAGATATTTTAGCCTTAGAATTATTTCCTAAAAAAATGGTTGTTATTGGAGCTGGTGTTATTGGTTCTGAAATGGCTTCTATCTTTAATCAGTTTGATTGTGAAGTCTCACTTGTTGAATATCAAGATGAGATCCTTCCACCATTAGATAAAGAAATTAAAAAACGTGCTCGTAATCTATACAAAAGAAGTGGGATAGATATTTACACAAATAGTAGTTTAATTGAAGTTATCAAAAAAGATGATAAGTTTTATGCCATTGTTGAGTCTAAAGGAAAGCAAATAGAAATTGAAACTGATTTTGTCTTAGTTTCGACTGGACGAAAACCTAATTTTGGTAATCTTGATTTAGATAAACTTGGGATTGATTATACAGACCTTGGGATTGAAGTTGATGAAAACTTCGCTACTAATGTTCCTAATGTTTATGCAATAGGTGATGTAACTGGGATTCTTATGCTTGCTCATAAAGCAACATACGATGGATATAAAACAGTCGCACACATATTGGGTAAAGATATGAATATTAATTTCAATCAAGTACCTAGTGTTGTCTTTACACTACCGGAAATTGCTACTGTCGGAGTTATTGAAGAAGAACTCGAAGGTACCAATTACCAAAAGAATAAATTTATGTTTAAGACTAATGCTAAAGCACAGTGTTTAAATGAAACTGATGGCTTTATTAAGATGTTAGTAGATGAGAAAGGTATTTTAGTTGGTTGCCATATTATTGGACCACATGCTAGTGATTTGATTCATGAAGTTACAAGTGTAATGTATACAAAAATATCAATTGAAGATTATAAGAACATAATTCATGCTCATCCTACTATCAGTGAAGTTGTTGGAGAATGTATTAAAGGATTTCATTAA
- a CDS encoding B3/4 domain protein gives MKIVISSNLKSITPNFNLGIMIADVKVKEDNRINDLIISIEKEISESIDIKDVVNLPIIKDGRDAYKKYGKDPSRYRLATESLIRRLAKGNKLYRINNLVDLGNILSIRTRKSIAVLDYDKIQGDVLIRLGKINDDYYGIGRGKINIENVPLYEDDLGPFGSGTSDTERTMITSKTKRILLFIVSFSGTKDLSGELSYAKELYETHADASKIDTFTI, from the coding sequence ATGAAAATAGTAATTTCAAGCAATTTAAAATCAATTACTCCCAATTTTAATCTAGGGATAATGATAGCTGATGTAAAAGTAAAAGAGGATAATCGAATTAATGATTTGATTATATCAATAGAAAAAGAGATATCGGAATCAATTGATATAAAAGATGTGGTGAATTTACCAATTATCAAAGATGGTCGTGATGCTTATAAGAAGTACGGTAAAGATCCTAGTAGATATCGATTAGCTACTGAGAGTTTGATTAGAAGACTCGCAAAAGGAAATAAACTGTACCGAATCAACAATTTAGTTGACTTAGGGAATATATTATCAATTAGAACTAGAAAGAGTATTGCAGTATTAGACTATGATAAAATTCAAGGTGATGTGTTAATTCGTCTTGGAAAAATCAATGATGATTATTATGGAATAGGAAGAGGTAAAATTAACATAGAAAATGTTCCTTTATATGAGGATGACCTAGGACCTTTTGGTAGTGGCACAAGTGACACCGAAAGAACAATGATTACTTCAAAGACAAAGAGGATACTTTTGTTCATAGTTTCTTTTAGTGGAACTAAGGATTTAAGTGGTGAATTATCGTACGCAAAAGAACTATATGAAACACATGCTGATGCGTCAAAAATAGACACTTTTACTATCTAA